TAGCAGCTCAGATGGGCTGCCTTGATGTTCTCCAACATGATGCCGCTCCTGGGCGCTTTCGTCAGCAGCGCTGACCTGATCCTCGCTGTCTTCAGCACATGAAGCGAGAGTGGATTGCCCTGCCGCGGTCTCTTCCGCAATCGGTTGCGTGAGCGGAGAAGCTAGCAGGCGGTCGCGCGCCTGTAGCTGCAGTCTTCATGCTCCGTGCGACATTCATTCTGCCCATAGCATTCTTCTGGAGTGACAACTTGCATGACCCTCTCCATGCCTGATTGGCAACAGTGGTTCGCCTGGAAAGTCTCGGAGGCCGATTTTGATCGACGGCGCGAGCCGTACCTACGCTATGCCACGTATCCGCAATTGTTTGACGAGCACCTTGGCGGCGTTGCCATGGTCACAACGGATCTTCCGAAGCACATGCTGAAGGCGCGTGCCGGGGGACGTATGACATCCACTCGACGAAGGCTCTGGAGCGCCTTGGATTGGATGAGTCTGCAGTATTCAGCAGGCGCTTCTGTGCAGCAGTGGGCTGAAGTGTGGCCTCACGCGCTGAAGTGGGCTGAAGAGTACAGCAAGCTCCATGCCGCGTATCACGCTTCAGCGGAGAACTCCTCCGGCGATATCACCCCGCACGTGTCACTGGTGTCCGAGGAATACTGGATCGTTGCTCTACGTCTGGTGTGCTTCGGTCTGTTGACCGGCCATGCCGCGCGGATGCCGCAGGTCATGAAGGTCTTGGACTACGCCAATGCCGATCTGGAAACTTACGACGGTCTACTGGAGCGGTTGGTTGCTCCGTACGTCAGTGGGCGCCCGACGCCACCTGACACTGCTACACGCCACCTTCCGTATTGCAAGCTGTTCAAGGTGTTCGCCGCACAACCTGAGCAGCGACCTGCCCTGATGGCGACGTATCTGGACGAGTGGTACCACGCCAGTCGTCGCGAGCCGTACGTAAACCAGCACGGCGAGGGCGATGTAGACTTCTACGGGTATTGGTCCTGGGAAGCCGCCGCCACTACGGTGGCGCTGGGCATCGACGACAGCAGCTACCGAAACATGGCCTTTTACCCCAAGGATCTGGCCGACTTTGCCCGGGCACTTGCTGCCGATGTCACCGCACAGGCGGAAGCCGCCCCCGAACGCGTACCCGCCGACGAAGCTGTCCCCAGGAGTGGGTGGTGGTACACCCCGGCGAAGATCGACTCACGCCGCTACTTCAAACAGGGTGAGGTGTTCCCGCAGATCGTGAATTCGGATTACGGCGACACGTTCTGGATATGGGATCGGGATCAGACGCCGCGGTCGTTGATCTGAGATCGGGCGCTTCCCGCCAACCAGCACTTCGCGTTCGTGAATGGCCTTGCCTGATCCATTGAGGAAGAGCGTGTGGAGGATCGGCGTGGTTCGGGTGCAGGATGCCAACGGCCCTGAAAGATGCGAGATCTGTCAGGCAGCGGACGAGTACCGCTCAAGTGTCTCAACAAGGTCAACTTCAAATCCCGCAGCGGTGCCAAAGATGCCATTGGCCACCAGCACCCGTTCGTCATCGAGACCGTCGAAGGCGTAGTAGACCTCTGCGGGGAGCCGGGCGGTGCTTGCTACCCGCATGGCAGTGAGGGATGTTTCGTGCGCTGAAAGCCCACCCGACCGGAACTGCACCAGCAGCTCCCGTAAAAGCCAGCGTCCAGCGGTTTGCCAATCCGCGTCACCCGTAGCGAGCTGCAGCGCGTCCATGGCCGCATTGCGGTCACGCGCCGTGGCAATCTCGATGATCTCGATGGTCGGCGCGTCCCGCGCGTCGATCCTGGCGTATGCCCATTCCTTGCTGGCATCCACGTGCAGGATGTCCAGCGCCAGGCCCGTCCAGAAGAAGGCGCAGGCAGTGGCGTCATCGGCGGTGTCCAGGCACGTCGGATACGTCGCGTCCATGACGAGCTACGCGTGCTGCAGAATGTTGACCAACCGCCCGAACGGGTCGCGTACGTAGAACCGTCGCACACCCCAAGGTTCGCGGGTCGGCCCGTAGACCAGTGGAATGCCCGCTGCCTTCACCCTGCGCAGCGCTTCCTCCAGATCATCGACCTCCACGGACAGGTCGGGCACGTCGGTGTCCGAGCCGCCCTCCTGCGCAACGCTGACCTGCACGGTCATGTGGCTCGGGCTGGCATAGGTACGGATCCAGCCATGGTCCATCGCCAGCTCCAGACCGAGGATGTCCCGGTAGAACCGATCGGCGAGCGTGGGGTCTTCGGTGCGGATGTTGGCGATGATGCGTTTGACCTGCATGGACGTTCCCTTCCATTTTTTTGTCGGCCGGACATGCGCGATTGCAGGGGCCGCTTGCGCGAATGTAGCGCCAATGGCCCCTCAGTCCAGCAGACCCACCAGCGAATGATGCACGGCCACGCCCGCCAGCGCGCCCTCGCCGACCGACAGCGCGATGTTGCCCGCCATGCGGGCTGCGTCGCCGCAGGCGAACACACCTTCCACGGTGGTCTGCTTGGCCGAATCGGCGGTGATGCAGCCGGCGTCCTGCAACTCACACCCCAACTGCTGGGCCAAGTCGCAGGACAGGCGCGACACCGGGGCGACGAACAGCGCATCGGTGACGACGCGGCGCCCATCGGTAAGCACGACGGTGGCCTCCCCATCCACGCGCAGCACAGGCGTCGTTTCGATGACCACGCCACACGCGTCCAGCCGCGCCTTCTGTGCCGGATCGATGCGCGTGGCATCGCTGCAGAACAGGGTGACATTGCCCCAGTCGCACAGCAGCAGCGCCTGCCCTGCCCCGCCGTCATCGGAGCAGCCGACGACCCCGATGCGGCCTTCCTGCAGCTCATAGCCGTGGCAATACGGGCAGTGCAGCACGCTCCTGCCCCAGCGCTCGGCGAGACCGTCGATGGCGGGCAGCGTATCGGTGACGCCGTAGGCAAGAATCAGCCGGCGAGCTGAAAAGCGCTGGCCGCCTTCGCAATGGATGTCGAAGTGCTTGCCGCCGCCCAGGACCTCGGCACGTATGGCGCGCCCGGTGAGCCAGGCCAGGGTGGGATAGCGCATCAATTCGCCACGCGACTGCGCGGCGATCTCGGCCGGGGCCATGCCTTCGCGGCCCAGAAAGCCATGGGCGACCACCGCGTTACGGTTGCGCGGGGTGCCGCTGTCGATCACCAGCACGCTGCGCCGGGCCCGCACCAGTTGCAGGGCCGCGGACATGCCGGCATAGCTGCCGCCCACAATGATGACGTCGAAACGGTCGGGGAATGCGCTCATTGAGTCGAGTCACCTTGCCAGGAAGCATCCGCAACGGGATGCGAACGGCGAGCATAGGACCGGTGCGTGAAGCAGGCCTCACGCGCCGGTCCCTACGGCGCCTTCGGCAACGCCGCGCCCTTGGGCCACAGCATCCAGATGAAGCCCTTCTGTTTCATGTCACCGGCCAGCTTGCCAGCGGCGTCACCGGTGCCCCAGAACAGGTCGGCACGCACCTCGCCGGCAATCGCGCCGCCGGTGTCCTGCGCGGCCACCGGGCGCACCACCGCGCTGCCGTCCGGGCGCGTGGTGGACAGCCACAGCAGGCTGCCCAGCGGCACCACGTTGCGGTCCACCGCGACGCTGTAGCCGGCGGTGAGCGGCACGTTCAACGAACCGCGCGGGCCTTCGTCGCCGTCGGGGCCCTTGGTGAAGAACACATAGCTGGGATTGCTGGCCAGCAGCTCGGGCACGCGGGCCGGATGCGCGATGGCCCAGGCACGGATGGCGTCCATGGTGACGTCGTCCTTTTTCAGCTCGCCCTGCTCCACCAGCCAGCGTCCGATCGGGCGGTAGGGGTGGCCATTCTGGTCGGCGTAGGAGATGCGCAGGTGGCGGCCGTCGGCCAGCACGATGCGGCCCGAGCCCTGTATCTGCAGGAACTGCAGGTCCATCGGGTGGGTGAGCCAGGCCAGCACCGGTGCCTTGACGCCCTGCGCGGCAATCGTCGCGGCATCGTCGTAGGGCTTGAGCACGCGGCCGTCGACGCGGCCGCGCAGACGCTTGCCCTTGAGCTCGGGGTAGAGGCTGTCCAGCTGCACGCTGACCATGTCGCTGGGCACGCCGTAGACGGGCACGGTGGCCTGCGCGGTGCGGGTCAGGCTGCCGGGGTAGATGGGTTCGTAGTAGCCGGTGATCAGGCCATCAGCGCGGTTGCCGGCGGCGCGTAACGCGTAAACGTCCAGTCGCTCCTGCAGGAACTGGCGGATAGCGGCCGGCGTGGTGTCGACCGTCGCTGCCGCCGTGCAGGTGGATGCCCAGGTGGCGTCGGTCTTCAGGCGTGGGCAACTGCTGCGCCACGCGGCGAAGCCGGCCTGCAGGTCAGCATCGGAGACGGCGGGCAACGCGGTCCAGGCGGCCTTGACGTAGGTGTTGCCGGGCGCGCTGGGGCGCTGCGGGGACACGGCGCAGCTGGTCAGCAGCGCCAGGCCCATGAGCAGTGCCGCCGGAAGTCGGCATGCGGCGGTGAGGCGTGTGATCGTCATGGGCGAGGGTCCTGAAATGGTAGAGCCGACCGCTGGTCGGCTGGCGGTGCTGAAAATCGTAGCGCCGACCGTTGGCCGGCTGACGCAGCTGGAATCGTAGAGCCGACCGTTGGTCGGCTGGCGGTGCGACCACGCGCGGTGTGTGAGGGAGAGCAGCCGACCAACGGTCGGCTCTACCGGTTCACGGGTGCGCGTGAGGGCCCGGCCCATGCGCGGTGCCACAGGACGTCGGCATGCGGCGGTGAGGCGTGGGATCGTCATTGGTCCTGGGATCGCGCGGCCGTTATGGCATCTGGCGCAGCAGCGAATGCAGGATGCGGGCGTCTTCGGCATCCAGTGTGGCGGGCAGGTCGTCGCGGCCGCGGAAGCGACGATGGAATGCGCCGACGGCGGCATCGCGGTCGTCCAGCGGGTAGCCGAAGGTCTGCAGCGCCAGGTACGCATCGAATCCTGCCGGTGCGGCGCCGTCGCTGTTGCGCGGCCACACGCCGAAGCCGGCCTGCGCCAGCTGCTGCCACGGGAAGAAGCGGCTGGGGTCCTGCTTGCGGGTGGGCGCGAGGTCGGCATGACCGATGACCTGCGTGCGCGGAATGCGCAGGCGCGTGCACAGGTCGTCCAGCAGGCGGATCACGGCGTCGATCTGCGCGGGCGCGAACGGGGTGTCGCCGTCGTTGTCGATCTCGATGCCGATCGAGGCCGAGTTGAGGTCGGTGATGGTGCCCCAGCGGCCCGGGCCGGCGTGCCAGGCGCGGCGGTCGTCGCCCACCAGTTGGTAGATGTGGCCGTCGGCACCGACCAGATAGTGCGCGCTGACTTTGCCCCCGCTGTTGGCGCTGCGCAGGGTGTCCAGGCTTTCCTGGACCGAGTGCTGGTCGGTGTGGTGCAGCACGATGATGACCGGGCTGCGCGCGTTGTAGTTGGGCGATGGCACCCAGCTGGCGAGTGGGCTGCGAATGCCGGTGCTGGCGCACGCAGCGAGCAGCAGGCAGGCGAACAGCGGCAGTACGGTGCGGATGGGGCGCATCCGATCATTGTGCGGGATTCTGTGCGTGGGTGCTGGCGGGGCCTTTGACCAAGAAAAAGCCGGCGACCCGAAGGCCGCCGGCGAAGGTACTGCGTCTCTCTCGTTTCTTGTTTGGTGCGTTGCCGGGCAGAGCCCGGCGCTACGTTGGCTGGTTGCCGGGCAGAGCCCGGCGCTACGTTGGCTGGTTGCCGGGCAGAGCCCGGCATTACGTTGCGGGCGATCAGGCCTCGTAGGCGGATTCGCCGTGCGAGGTGACGTCCAGGCCGGTGCGCTCGGCTTCTTCGGTGACGCGCAGGCCGAACACCATGCGGACCACCAGCAGGATCACCGCGGTGACCACGGCGCACCAGACGATGGTGAAGCCGACGCTGACCAGCTGCACCCAGACCTGGTGGCCGATGTCGAGGTCGGCCTTGGTGCCGCCCAGCGACTGGGCGCTGAACACGCCGGTGAGCAACGCGCCGACGATGCCGCCGATGCCGTGCACGCCGAACACGTCGGCGGTGTCATCCACGCGCAGCAGGCGCTTGAGACCGGTCACGCCCCACACGCAGACCACGCCGGCCACCAGGCCGATCACGATCGCGCCCAGCGGACCCACGGTGCCGCAGGCCGGGGTGATGCCGACCAGGCCGGCCACCGCGCCGGACGCCGCGCCCAGGGCCGACGGCTTGCCCTTGCTGACCGCTTCCACCAGCGTCCAGCCCAGCACCGCCGCGGCAGTGGCCAGGATGGTGTTGAGGAAGGCCAGCGACGCCACGGTGTCGGCGGCGGCCGCCGAGCCGGCGTTGAAGCCGAACCAGCCCACCCACAGCAGCATCGCGCCGATGTAGGTAAACGGTACGTTGTGCGGCTTCAGCGCGGTCTGGCCGTAGCCGATGCGCTTGCCGACGAAGTACGCGCCGACCAGGCCGGCCACGCCCGCATTGATGTGAACCACGGTGCCACCGGCGAAGTCGATCGCGCCCATCGCCCCCAGGTAACCGCCGCCCCACACGATGTGGGCCATCGGGATGTAGCTCAGGGTGAACCACAGCGCCGAGAACAGCAGCACTGCCTTGAACTTGATGCGCTCGGCGAAGGCACCGACGATCAGCGCGGTGGTGATGCCGGCAAACGTCGACTGGAAGGCAACGAACAGATAGTCGGGCAGGCCCTTGATCGGGGTGTTGCCGACCGAGTCGGGGCTGAAGCCCTTGAGGAAGGCGAACTCGGTGAAGGAGCCGAAGAAGGCGTTGCCTTCACTGAACACCGCGCTGTAGCCGTAGGCCACCCACAGGATCAGGATCAGCGAGAACACCACCAGGATCTGGCTGAGGATGGACAGCACGTTCTTGGAACGCACCAGGCCGCCATAGAACAGGGCCAGGCCGGGTACCACCATCAGCAGTACCAGCAGGGTGGAGGTGAGCATCCAGGCCACGTCGCCGTGATCGAAGCTGGGCGCGGCAGCGACGGCAGCCTCGGCGGCCGGTGCGGCCGGCGCGGCGGCAACGGGCAGCGGCTCGACCGCGACCGTCTCCGACGGTGCCGGGGTGACCTGCGCCTGGGCCTGCGCGGTGCTGGAGAACGCGCCAACGGCCAGTGCGCTGATCAGCATCAACAGGCACACGGCATGGAACCGGGCTTGCCACCCGGTGAACAAAGAGGTCTTCATTGTGGGCTCCGAGTGGGGTTAGAGCGCGTCAGCGCCGATTTCGCCGGTGCGGATGCGAACGACCTGTTCGACCGCGGTCACGAAGATCTTGCCGTCACCGATCTTGCCGGTGCCAGCCGCGTTCTGGATCGCTTCGACCACCGCGTCCAGGCGGTCGTCGGTGACCACCGTTTCGAT
This is a stretch of genomic DNA from Stenotrophomonas rhizophila. It encodes these proteins:
- a CDS encoding PoNe immunity protein domain-containing protein codes for the protein MTLSMPDWQQWFAWKVSEADFDRRREPYLRYATYPQLFDEHLGGVAMVTTDLPKHMLKARAGGRMTSTRRRLWSALDWMSLQYSAGASVQQWAEVWPHALKWAEEYSKLHAAYHASAENSSGDITPHVSLVSEEYWIVALRLVCFGLLTGHAARMPQVMKVLDYANADLETYDGLLERLVAPYVSGRPTPPDTATRHLPYCKLFKVFAAQPEQRPALMATYLDEWYHASRREPYVNQHGEGDVDFYGYWSWEAAATTVALGIDDSSYRNMAFYPKDLADFARALAADVTAQAEAAPERVPADEAVPRSGWWYTPAKIDSRRYFKQGEVFPQIVNSDYGDTFWIWDRDQTPRSLI
- a CDS encoding VOC family protein, with amino-acid sequence MQVKRIIANIRTEDPTLADRFYRDILGLELAMDHGWIRTYASPSHMTVQVSVAQEGGSDTDVPDLSVEVDDLEEALRRVKAAGIPLVYGPTREPWGVRRFYVRDPFGRLVNILQHA
- a CDS encoding NAD(P)/FAD-dependent oxidoreductase, with the protein product MSAFPDRFDVIIVGGSYAGMSAALQLVRARRSVLVIDSGTPRNRNAVVAHGFLGREGMAPAEIAAQSRGELMRYPTLAWLTGRAIRAEVLGGGKHFDIHCEGGQRFSARRLILAYGVTDTLPAIDGLAERWGRSVLHCPYCHGYELQEGRIGVVGCSDDGGAGQALLLCDWGNVTLFCSDATRIDPAQKARLDACGVVIETTPVLRVDGEATVVLTDGRRVVTDALFVAPVSRLSCDLAQQLGCELQDAGCITADSAKQTTVEGVFACGDAARMAGNIALSVGEGALAGVAVHHSLVGLLD
- the mltA gene encoding murein transglycosylase A; the encoded protein is MTITRLTAACRLPAALLMGLALLTSCAVSPQRPSAPGNTYVKAAWTALPAVSDADLQAGFAAWRSSCPRLKTDATWASTCTAAATVDTTPAAIRQFLQERLDVYALRAAGNRADGLITGYYEPIYPGSLTRTAQATVPVYGVPSDMVSVQLDSLYPELKGKRLRGRVDGRVLKPYDDAATIAAQGVKAPVLAWLTHPMDLQFLQIQGSGRIVLADGRHLRISYADQNGHPYRPIGRWLVEQGELKKDDVTMDAIRAWAIAHPARVPELLASNPSYVFFTKGPDGDEGPRGSLNVPLTAGYSVAVDRNVVPLGSLLWLSTTRPDGSAVVRPVAAQDTGGAIAGEVRADLFWGTGDAAGKLAGDMKQKGFIWMLWPKGAALPKAP
- a CDS encoding N-acetylmuramoyl-L-alanine amidase, with the protein product MRPIRTVLPLFACLLLAACASTGIRSPLASWVPSPNYNARSPVIIVLHHTDQHSVQESLDTLRSANSGGKVSAHYLVGADGHIYQLVGDDRRAWHAGPGRWGTITDLNSASIGIEIDNDGDTPFAPAQIDAVIRLLDDLCTRLRIPRTQVIGHADLAPTRKQDPSRFFPWQQLAQAGFGVWPRNSDGAAPAGFDAYLALQTFGYPLDDRDAAVGAFHRRFRGRDDLPATLDAEDARILHSLLRQMP
- a CDS encoding ammonium transporter → MKTSLFTGWQARFHAVCLLMLISALAVGAFSSTAQAQAQVTPAPSETVAVEPLPVAAAPAAPAAEAAVAAAPSFDHGDVAWMLTSTLLVLLMVVPGLALFYGGLVRSKNVLSILSQILVVFSLILILWVAYGYSAVFSEGNAFFGSFTEFAFLKGFSPDSVGNTPIKGLPDYLFVAFQSTFAGITTALIVGAFAERIKFKAVLLFSALWFTLSYIPMAHIVWGGGYLGAMGAIDFAGGTVVHINAGVAGLVGAYFVGKRIGYGQTALKPHNVPFTYIGAMLLWVGWFGFNAGSAAAADTVASLAFLNTILATAAAVLGWTLVEAVSKGKPSALGAASGAVAGLVGITPACGTVGPLGAIVIGLVAGVVCVWGVTGLKRLLRVDDTADVFGVHGIGGIVGALLTGVFSAQSLGGTKADLDIGHQVWVQLVSVGFTIVWCAVVTAVILLVVRMVFGLRVTEEAERTGLDVTSHGESAYEA